Proteins from one Ipomoea triloba cultivar NCNSP0323 chromosome 1, ASM357664v1 genomic window:
- the LOC116031443 gene encoding homeobox-leucine zipper protein MERISTEM L1-like — protein MFQPNMFDTHHHLLDMSHKPPENELDMLRDDEFESKSGTDIMEAPSGDDQDPNLPSNKKKRYHRHTQHQIQEMESFFKECPHPDDKQRKELGRRLALEPLQVKFWFQNKRTQMKAQHERHENSQLRAENDKLRADNIRYKEALSNATCPNCGGPATIGEMSFDEQHLRIENVRLREEIDKISAIAAKYVGKPMLSYPNAPPLAPPRSLDLGVGSFGPPPAQLPGELYTAGDLLRSVSGPSDADKPMIIELAVAAMEELIRMAQSGEPLWVPSPDNSTEILSEDEYVRTFPRGIGPKPLGFKSEASRESAVVIMNHINLVEILMDVSQWSSVFAGIVSRALTLEVLSTGVAGNYNGALQTMTAEFQVPSPLVPTRENYFLRYCKQHGDGTWAVVDVSLDTLRPSAVTRCRRRPSGCLIQELPNGYSKVTWIEHVEVDDRAVHSIYRPLVNSGLAFGAKRWVTALDRQCERLASAMASNIQTGEVGVITSPEGRKSMLKLAERMVMSFCAGVGASTAHTWTTLSGSGADDVRVMTRKSIDDPGRPPGIVLSAATSFWLPVPPKRVFDFLRDENSRNEWDILSNGGLVQEMAHIANGRDPGNCVSLLRVNSANSSQSNMLILQESCTDSTGSYVIYAPVDIVAMNVVLSGGDPDYVALLPSGFAILPDGPASNGAVMNPEVGSGGSLLTVAFQILVDSVPTAKLSLGSVATVNSLIKCTVERIKSAVACESA, from the exons ATGTTTCAGCCGAACATGTTTGATACCCACCACCATTTGCTGGATATGAGCCATAAGCCGCCGGAGAACGAGTTGGATATGCTTAGAGACGACGAGTTTGAGAGCAAATCCGGCACCGATATCATGGAAGCTCCCTCCGGAGACGATCAAGATCCCAATCTTCCCTCTAATAAAAAGAAACGTTATCATCGTCACACCCAACATCAAATCCAAGAAATGGAATC GTTTTTCAAAGAATGTCCGCACCCTGATGATAAACAAAGGAAGGAATTGGGACGGAGATTGGCCCTGGAGCCATTGCAAGTGAAGTTTTGGTTCCAAAACAAACGCACTCAAATGAAG GCTCAACACGAACGACATGAGAACAGTCAATTGAGGGCGGAGAACGACAAGCTTCGTGCTGATAATATCCGGTATAAGGAGGCCCTCAGCAACGCGACTTGCCCCAACTGTGGCGGGCCTGCAACCATTGGCGAAATGTCGTTTGATGAGCAGCATTTGAGGATCGAAAATGTTCGCCTTCGAGAAGAG ATTGACAAGATTTCTGCCATTGCTGCCAAGTATGTTGGCAAGCCAATGCTTTCATACCCCAACGCGCCGCCACTCGCGCCGCCGCGTTCGCTTGATCTAGGAGTGGGAAGTTTCGGCCCTCCACCGGCACAGCTGCCGGGGGAATTATACACCGCCGGCGATCTTCTCCGGTCGGTTTCCGGGCCTTCAGATGCTGATAAGCCCATGATCATCGAGCTCGCGGTGGCTGCAATGGAGGAGCTGATCAGAATGGCGCAATCCGGAGAACCCTTGTGGGTCCCAAGCCCCGACAACTCCACCGAGATTCTTAGCGAAGATGAATATGTCCGGACATTCCCAAGAGGGATTGGTCCGAAGCCATTGGGATTCAAATCCGAAGCCTCCCGAGAATCAGCCGTTGTCATCATGAATCACATTAACCTCGTCGAAATTCTCATGGATGTG AGTCAATGGTCGTCCGTGTTCGCGGGAATTGTGTCAAGAGCGCTCACCCTAGAGGTTTTATCCACCGGCGTCGCCGGCAATTACAACGGCGCACTACAAACA ATGACAGCCGAGTTTCAAGTCCCTTCACCACTCGTTCCAACTCGAGAAAACTATTTCTTGAGATACTGCAAGCAGCACGGCGATGGAACCTGGGCAGTGGTTGATGTTTCTCTGGACACATTGCGCCCTTCTGCAGTTACAAGGTGTAGGAGAAGGCCATCTGGTTGCTTAATTCAAGAATTACCCAACGGTTATTCCAAG GTAACATGGATTGAGCACGTTGAAGTGGATGATCGAGCTGTTCACAGCATCTACAGACCTCTAGTCAATTCCGGCCTGGCTTTCGGGGCGAAACGCTGGGTGACCGCGCTAGACCGGCAGTGCGAACGCCTTGCCAGCGCCATGGCTAGCAACATCCAAACCGGAGAAGTTGGAG TGATAACGAGCCCGGAAGGCAGGAAGAGCATGCTGAAGCTTGCCGAGAGAATGGTGATGAGCTTTTGTGCTGGAGTTGGGGCCTCGACTGCCCATACATGGACAACGTTGTCGGGCAGCGGGGCCGATGATGTTCGGGTTATGACCCGGAAGAGCATAGATGATCCTGGGAGGCCTCCTGGAATAGTTCTCAGCGCTGCAACTTCTTTCTGGCTGCCTGTACCACCCAAAAGGGTGTTCGATTTTCTCCGCGACGAAAATTCCAGAAATGAG TGGGATATTCTCTCTAACGGCGGGCTTGTTCAAGAAATGGCGCATATTGCCAACGGTCGTGATCCTGGAAACTGCGTCTCTCTCTTGCGAGTTAAC AGCGCGAATTCAAGCCAGAGCAACATGCTGATTCTCCAGGAGAGTTGTACGGATTCGACAGGATCCTATGTTATCTATGCTCCGGTCGACATTGTGGCCATGAATGTTGTGTTGAGTGGCGGAGATCCTGACTATGTTGCCTTGTTGCCTTCTGGTTTCGCCATTCTCCCCGACGGGCCGGCGAGCAACGGGGCTGTGATGAATCCCGAGGTTGGTTCCGGCGGGTCTCTACTCACCGTTGCGTTTCAGATATTGGTAGATTCGGTCCCGACGGCGAAGCTCTCTCTCGGATCGGTGGCCACCGTGAACAGCCTCATCAAGTGCACCGTCGAAAGGATCAAAAGCGCCGTTGCGTGCGAAAGTGCATGA